The Pontibacillus halophilus JSM 076056 = DSM 19796 genome includes a region encoding these proteins:
- a CDS encoding STAS domain-containing protein, which produces MEPNPTTFFQATLTNRTEQLKDQMLELLVKQCSLQQNDENHSLEEAMEQLTQFIGHHYGNEDVVFTMDWGKKFGKTFMHLFGNGQQYVSTIMSLKEIIWASLEEAYQSTSYSSKELLQAIQHVDRLFGYLVEGINQAVMEVERKKTNTIRSKYLKLSTPIVPIMDHVAVFPIIGELDEMRSEIIIEETLKQTSNLDIEWLIIDLSGVYDVDDLFIQSFNRLLESLKILGVSPVLTGMRPDLSMRAVKMGMTNVTNQEYQTKSSLKQAVEMFLRDQHNHK; this is translated from the coding sequence ATGGAACCGAATCCTACTACATTCTTTCAAGCGACTCTGACAAATCGAACCGAACAACTGAAAGACCAAATGCTCGAATTACTAGTAAAGCAGTGTTCTCTCCAACAAAATGATGAAAATCATTCTTTAGAAGAAGCTATGGAACAGCTCACTCAATTTATCGGCCATCATTATGGAAATGAAGATGTCGTGTTTACAATGGATTGGGGAAAGAAATTCGGGAAAACATTTATGCATTTATTCGGGAACGGCCAGCAATATGTCTCTACCATTATGTCTTTGAAGGAGATTATTTGGGCAAGTCTAGAAGAAGCGTACCAGTCCACTTCGTACTCATCTAAAGAATTGCTCCAAGCCATTCAACACGTCGATCGGTTATTTGGCTATTTGGTCGAAGGAATTAACCAAGCTGTAATGGAAGTAGAGCGAAAGAAAACCAACACCATTCGCTCTAAATATTTGAAATTATCGACACCCATCGTCCCCATTATGGACCATGTCGCCGTATTTCCGATCATTGGAGAACTTGATGAAATGCGTTCTGAAATTATTATTGAAGAGACACTTAAACAGACAAGCAATCTTGACATAGAGTGGTTGATTATTGATTTATCAGGTGTATACGACGTGGATGATTTATTTATCCAATCCTTTAATCGGTTACTAGAATCACTGAAGATTCTTGGGGTGAGTCCTGTCTTAACTGGCATGCGCCCTGACTTGAGTATGAGAGCGGTTAAAATGGGTATGACAAACGTTACGAATCAAGAATATCAGACGAAATCTAGTTTAAAGCAGGCCGTCGAAATGTTCTTGCGTGACCAGCATAATCATAAATAA
- a CDS encoding phasin family protein, with the protein MSDLLKRGFLIGLGAAVNGKERVEKMMDDMIAKGQVTPHQAKEMFEAWKAKGENAKGEWDQKQREQMRTWLSQLGFVHKEEVAELEKRIRHLEEKGRER; encoded by the coding sequence ATGAGTGATTTGTTGAAACGAGGCTTTTTAATTGGATTGGGTGCTGCGGTAAACGGAAAAGAACGTGTTGAGAAGATGATGGACGACATGATTGCGAAAGGTCAAGTGACGCCTCATCAAGCCAAGGAAATGTTTGAAGCGTGGAAAGCAAAGGGGGAGAACGCCAAAGGGGAGTGGGACCAAAAGCAAAGAGAGCAAATGAGAACATGGCTTTCTCAGCTTGGCTTCGTCCATAAAGAAGAGGTTGCAGAATTAGAAAAGCGTATCCGTCATTTGGAGGAAAAAGGAAGAGAGCGATAA
- a CDS encoding ABC1 kinase family protein translates to MKYRTSYRMFVIVFMAMKFFWQIYWFQRFRRVWDERTAHKWEALLERQAKEYRQKALELEGLLIKFGQFLSTRADLLPPAFLREMEGLVDRVEPVPPEYSRATIEREWGCRIEDQLSWFGGEPVASASIGEVFKGYLHNGTPVAVKVQRHKVEKIFYTDFRALRIVFWMLNRIKSVRAQADFPALYRELVHVMSKELDFKKELKHAQYFQERYEESKGVYIPTYYEELSTRRVLVMEWIEGEKVTDTEFLKKHELDEESLAKRVFDLFIDQLLSAGMFHADPHTGNLMVQSDGTLVMIDFGMVGEIKQEDATDIQNIVQGILLEDYDQVIRALKSMDFLLENADEGKVKRLLRDTIHMYVQGDFTSFDQEVVNQVFEDLQEFVKDQPIQLPADYAFLGRAVSIVVGVVTTVFPNVDLLEWGKPVIQRWVGGGESNASIYKQVLKESARPILSLPRSLNEYLTDGQKQREFQQQSQAVGFLHQYYVMYGLFTSLVTIGACMTLLMNLLMWEVVWVTFVSSGAFGIGFLMLLVIARSHFNMIQRERGLKR, encoded by the coding sequence ATGAAATATAGAACTTCCTATCGAATGTTTGTCATTGTGTTTATGGCGATGAAATTCTTCTGGCAAATATACTGGTTCCAGCGATTCCGTCGTGTGTGGGACGAACGGACTGCGCACAAGTGGGAAGCGTTATTAGAACGTCAAGCGAAAGAGTACCGACAGAAGGCGTTGGAGCTTGAAGGGTTACTTATTAAATTTGGTCAGTTCTTAAGTACGCGAGCAGATTTGCTACCTCCTGCCTTTCTACGAGAGATGGAAGGTCTGGTAGATCGTGTAGAACCTGTGCCTCCTGAATATTCTCGTGCCACAATTGAACGAGAATGGGGTTGTCGCATTGAAGACCAGTTGAGTTGGTTCGGTGGTGAACCTGTTGCATCCGCTTCGATTGGAGAGGTGTTCAAAGGCTATTTACATAACGGAACACCTGTCGCCGTTAAAGTGCAGCGTCACAAAGTAGAGAAGATTTTCTATACTGATTTTAGGGCACTTCGCATCGTGTTCTGGATGTTGAATCGGATAAAGTCAGTTCGCGCCCAGGCCGATTTCCCTGCTCTATACCGGGAACTTGTTCACGTCATGAGTAAAGAGCTCGACTTTAAGAAGGAATTAAAGCATGCTCAGTACTTTCAAGAGCGTTATGAAGAATCTAAAGGGGTTTATATCCCAACGTATTATGAAGAGCTATCAACGAGACGAGTGCTTGTCATGGAGTGGATTGAAGGAGAGAAAGTGACAGATACAGAGTTTCTTAAGAAACATGAGCTTGATGAGGAATCACTTGCTAAACGTGTGTTTGACCTATTTATTGACCAGCTACTGTCAGCAGGTATGTTTCACGCGGACCCTCATACAGGCAATTTAATGGTTCAATCAGATGGGACGCTTGTCATGATTGATTTTGGTATGGTCGGGGAGATCAAGCAAGAAGACGCAACGGATATCCAAAATATTGTTCAAGGGATTCTATTAGAAGATTATGATCAAGTGATTAGAGCGCTTAAGAGCATGGACTTTCTATTAGAGAATGCGGATGAAGGGAAAGTGAAGCGTCTATTAAGAGACACCATCCATATGTATGTTCAAGGCGATTTCACTTCCTTTGACCAGGAGGTCGTCAATCAGGTGTTTGAGGACCTACAAGAATTCGTGAAAGACCAACCGATTCAATTGCCAGCTGATTACGCGTTTCTCGGAAGAGCGGTTTCCATTGTAGTAGGCGTGGTCACTACAGTATTTCCTAATGTAGACCTCCTAGAGTGGGGGAAGCCGGTCATACAAAGATGGGTCGGGGGAGGAGAATCAAACGCCTCTATTTATAAACAGGTCCTAAAAGAATCCGCTCGACCAATTCTGTCCTTGCCACGGTCGTTGAACGAGTATTTGACGGATGGACAGAAGCAGCGTGAATTCCAGCAACAATCACAAGCGGTCGGATTCTTACACCAGTATTATGTCATGTATGGACTCTTCACGAGCTTAGTGACGATAGGAGCATGTATGACTCTATTGATGAACTTGCTGATGTGGGAAGTAGTATGGGTCACATTTGTAAGTAGCGGTGCTTTCGGAATTGGATTCTTGATGTTACTTGTTATTGCTCGAAGTCATTTCAATATGATTCAACGCGAAAGGGGATTAAAAAGATGA
- a CDS encoding AraC family transcriptional regulator, producing the protein MSTSVNEKPLLNQFRRLQQDNQKNGFLHPSYLLEKQLLIAISEGDEKKGRMILDTIHQDKRPWLAGDPVRSLKNSLIASCTLFTRALIKGGIDPEVAFNLSDAYILHIEKLDDTSLLETLEYDMLRDFILVLKEEDQLKYSKIVNRAISYINEHLIDDLSLEVIAHHSFVSPSYLSHLFKKEAGISIIQFINQKRIEESKYFLLHTETPISEISTMFQFCNQSYFTSLFKKYTGVTPKEFREDLEKPNKKSLYLLQAFFVWLFERASRLQIYESFERSFTFYIQSVLVCFINGYKVNIGNQLGKEVMSWNA; encoded by the coding sequence ATGAGCACTTCTGTAAATGAAAAACCATTATTAAACCAGTTTCGTAGACTGCAGCAAGACAATCAAAAGAATGGGTTTCTGCATCCTTCTTACTTACTCGAAAAGCAACTTCTAATCGCTATTTCAGAGGGTGATGAGAAAAAAGGAAGAATGATCTTAGACACAATCCATCAGGATAAACGACCTTGGTTAGCAGGCGACCCTGTACGCTCACTGAAAAATTCCCTTATTGCCTCTTGTACCTTGTTTACGAGAGCGTTAATTAAGGGAGGGATTGACCCAGAAGTGGCGTTTAACTTAAGTGACGCCTATATTCTTCATATCGAGAAGCTGGATGATACATCCCTACTTGAGACGCTTGAGTACGACATGCTTCGCGACTTTATCCTCGTTCTTAAAGAAGAAGATCAGCTGAAGTACAGTAAGATCGTAAATCGAGCCATTTCCTACATCAATGAACACCTCATTGACGATTTATCCCTTGAGGTCATTGCACACCACAGCTTTGTGAGCCCGAGTTACTTATCACACCTGTTTAAGAAAGAAGCTGGAATTTCGATTATTCAATTCATCAATCAGAAACGAATTGAAGAGTCTAAGTACTTCCTTCTACACACAGAAACTCCAATATCAGAAATCTCAACGATGTTTCAATTCTGTAACCAAAGTTACTTTACGTCTCTCTTCAAGAAGTACACAGGCGTTACGCCGAAAGAGTTCCGTGAAGACCTAGAAAAGCCAAACAAAAAAAGCTTGTACTTGTTACAAGCTTTTTTTGTTTGGCTTTTTGAACGAGCTTCCCGCCTACAAATCTATGAATCTTTCGAACGAAGTTTCACTTTCTACATACAGTCTGTTTTAGTTTGTTTCATAAACGGTTATAAGGTAAATATAGGGAATCAACTTGGGAAAGAGGTGATGTCATGGAACGCGTAA
- a CDS encoding fructosamine kinase family protein, with translation MERVIQHALLQLGDSSNLRSIRSVEGGDINQAAYVETEENAYFVKTNQNVPRHFFRVEAKGLKEIEASQSIAVPKVYYYDEPVRGSKGALVMEWIEGASTKDTKRRLGEQVALLHSSYGDKFGYEEDSFMGLLPQPNDWYEDWIDYYHDGRLVPQFNMAKERHYLPEDRKQRLLKLMERLPNWIDSSVQPSLLHGDLWGGNWMAGPEGKPYLIDPSVLYGDRCFELAFTELFGGFSKEFYEGYKEILPIPDHYSESKAVYQLFYLLAHLNLFGEMYGTHVDRILKRYVD, from the coding sequence ATGGAACGCGTAATCCAGCACGCCCTGCTACAGCTGGGAGACTCATCTAATTTACGCTCCATCCGCTCTGTAGAAGGCGGAGATATTAATCAAGCAGCTTATGTTGAAACAGAAGAAAATGCGTATTTTGTAAAGACCAATCAGAATGTTCCAAGACATTTCTTCCGCGTAGAAGCAAAGGGATTGAAGGAAATTGAGGCTTCACAATCTATTGCTGTCCCTAAAGTGTATTATTACGATGAACCAGTTCGCGGAAGCAAAGGAGCACTCGTAATGGAATGGATTGAGGGTGCGTCTACGAAAGATACAAAGCGACGTTTAGGAGAGCAGGTAGCACTCCTTCACTCATCTTATGGAGACAAATTCGGGTATGAAGAAGACTCCTTTATGGGACTACTCCCTCAACCAAATGATTGGTATGAAGATTGGATTGATTATTACCATGACGGGAGACTCGTACCACAATTTAATATGGCGAAAGAACGTCATTACTTACCAGAAGACCGAAAGCAGCGCTTGTTAAAACTAATGGAACGATTGCCTAATTGGATTGACTCATCCGTTCAACCCTCCTTGTTACACGGTGACTTATGGGGTGGAAATTGGATGGCTGGTCCTGAAGGAAAACCTTATTTAATTGACCCATCCGTTCTTTATGGTGACCGATGCTTCGAGCTTGCATTTACTGAATTATTTGGCGGCTTTTCGAAGGAATTCTATGAAGGGTATAAAGAGATCCTTCCGATTCCGGACCACTACTCGGAATCAAAAGCCGTGTACCAGTTGTTCTATTTACTCGCTCACCTCAATTTATTCGGTGAAATGTACGGTACACATGTAGATCGAATTCTTAAACGATATGTAGATTAG
- a CDS encoding MFS transporter: MSKGKSIHALIILMFTQFISGGVTNTKGIVLDQVEQDLGLDLSQFGLVVLIYQLGFTLASVFIGYYTDKKGLRTMTIIGAIIMGLGFFGTGFAPNITFFLGFYMIVGFGLGAVGVTSNAIVPIAYPNIQGKMFNYAMGVYGLGMVLFPQILNYMFQFASWRYFYAAIGVVLILVIFYVTTVNFPDGRSEGMNLKAFIPMLKDIQFIFLMFFLIFEVSAEVAFTNFFPSYLKSLDLGGMSEASKEDLVANILSIFSIFFMIGRLLAGYLTRYLNERSILIFFSLGSVIMIGISFIFATSIPYLFAAAGFFFSTLFPTATAFGTQLSKTGGAALGLIYIAAGIGGGLAGYIVGFFSEQFGMAGGFFIVFIFLVLMFITALLMNSNKSSQQQAKDAEA; encoded by the coding sequence ATGTCGAAGGGGAAAAGTATACACGCTTTAATCATACTCATGTTCACACAATTTATTTCTGGTGGTGTCACGAACACGAAAGGGATTGTGCTTGACCAAGTGGAGCAAGACTTAGGGCTTGATTTAAGCCAATTCGGGCTTGTTGTCTTGATTTATCAACTTGGTTTCACATTAGCCAGTGTCTTTATTGGTTACTATACGGATAAAAAAGGGTTAAGAACGATGACGATTATTGGCGCAATCATTATGGGCCTAGGCTTCTTCGGTACCGGGTTCGCGCCTAATATTACGTTCTTTCTAGGGTTCTATATGATTGTAGGCTTTGGACTAGGTGCAGTAGGTGTCACATCGAATGCTATTGTACCGATTGCCTATCCGAACATCCAAGGTAAGATGTTCAACTATGCGATGGGGGTATATGGTCTCGGGATGGTTCTCTTCCCACAAATTCTAAACTATATGTTCCAATTCGCATCATGGCGTTATTTCTACGCAGCAATCGGGGTTGTACTGATCTTAGTCATTTTCTATGTGACAACCGTTAATTTCCCTGATGGTCGTTCAGAAGGAATGAATTTAAAGGCGTTTATTCCAATGTTGAAAGACATTCAGTTTATCTTCCTCATGTTCTTCTTAATCTTTGAAGTCTCTGCGGAAGTAGCCTTTACGAACTTCTTCCCATCCTATCTGAAGTCACTTGACTTAGGAGGAATGTCAGAAGCAAGCAAAGAGGACTTGGTCGCGAATATCCTCTCTATTTTCTCCATCTTCTTTATGATCGGACGACTGCTTGCGGGCTACTTAACGAGGTATCTAAATGAGAGATCCATTTTGATCTTCTTCTCGTTAGGTTCAGTCATTATGATTGGAATCAGCTTCATCTTTGCAACAAGTATACCGTATCTATTCGCTGCAGCTGGGTTCTTCTTCTCCACACTATTCCCGACAGCGACTGCTTTCGGTACGCAGCTGTCTAAAACAGGCGGGGCTGCGCTTGGACTCATTTACATTGCAGCCGGAATCGGCGGTGGACTTGCCGGCTATATCGTAGGATTCTTCTCAGAACAATTTGGTATGGCAGGCGGATTCTTTATCGTCTTCATTTTCCTTGTGCTTATGTTCATAACCGCATTGCTAATGAATTCGAATAAATCTTCACAACAACAAGCAAAAGATGCAGAAGCATAA
- a CDS encoding YbgA family protein encodes MKTYATPKVVVSRCLEFDEVRYNGEVLPDKVVQRLQPHVTFIPVCPEVEIGLGVPRDVIRIVKTEDEEKLVQPKTGEDLTEKMDSFTKGFLAALPEVDGFLLKNRSPTCGTQDVKMYGKIEKSPVIGKTKGFFAREILEEHSGLAIEEEGRLKNYKIREHYLTKLFTLAKFREMKQQKSMKNLVNFQAENKYLFMAYNQTAQKEMGRIVANHDHASVEEVYEAYEEKLHWMFRRAPSRRSNINVCQHIVGYFKYDLTTSEKEFFQSELVKYEEERIPLSALLSILQSWVVRFNDSYLEQQSYFQPYPEDLIEISDSGKGRAYS; translated from the coding sequence GTGAAAACATATGCAACGCCTAAAGTTGTAGTCAGCCGGTGTTTAGAGTTTGATGAAGTCCGCTACAACGGAGAAGTGCTACCGGATAAAGTCGTTCAACGACTACAGCCACACGTCACCTTCATTCCCGTCTGTCCGGAAGTTGAAATCGGTCTTGGCGTCCCCCGTGATGTCATTCGAATTGTAAAAACGGAGGATGAAGAAAAGCTTGTTCAACCGAAAACGGGAGAAGATTTAACTGAGAAGATGGACTCGTTCACGAAGGGATTCTTAGCTGCATTACCTGAGGTGGATGGATTTCTCCTAAAGAACCGTTCTCCAACTTGTGGGACACAAGATGTGAAAATGTATGGAAAGATAGAGAAATCTCCTGTCATTGGCAAGACAAAGGGATTCTTTGCTCGTGAGATTTTAGAAGAGCATAGTGGTCTTGCCATTGAAGAAGAAGGGCGTCTTAAGAATTATAAGATTAGAGAACATTATCTTACTAAATTGTTCACCCTTGCTAAATTTCGTGAAATGAAACAACAGAAAAGCATGAAAAACCTCGTGAACTTCCAGGCAGAAAACAAATACTTATTCATGGCCTACAATCAGACTGCCCAAAAGGAAATGGGGCGTATTGTAGCGAATCATGATCATGCCAGTGTCGAAGAGGTGTATGAGGCTTACGAAGAGAAGCTCCACTGGATGTTCCGACGAGCTCCAAGTCGTCGATCTAACATTAACGTCTGTCAGCACATTGTTGGCTATTTCAAGTATGATTTAACGACGAGCGAGAAGGAGTTCTTCCAATCTGAGTTAGTCAAGTACGAAGAAGAGCGCATCCCTTTAAGCGCGTTGCTATCCATCTTACAATCTTGGGTTGTCCGCTTTAATGACAGTTATCTAGAACAGCAAAGCTACTTTCAACCATACCCAGAGGACCTAATTGAAATTAGTGATTCAGGAAAAGGCAGAGCCTATAGTTAA
- a CDS encoding nitric oxide synthase oxygenase, giving the protein MTQQLKEQAQEFVLLCYRELGKTEAEAKSRIESVFLEIDDTGTYEHTYEELAHGARMAWRNSNRCIGRLFWNSLSVFDERGATNETDVYQALYRHVHYATNEGNIRPSITIFKPDRGESDRVRIWNHQLIRYAGYEHEGRIIGDPASTEFTRICEQLGWIGAKGDFDVLPLVFEIDGQGPVYYSFPEELLVEVPIRHPQYRAIADLHMKWYGVPIISDMRLEIGGLNYVAAPFNGWYMETEIGARNLADDFRYNYLPTVAKALELDMSSTSTLWKDEALLHLNKAVNYSFKQDGVSIVDHHTAAQQFRIFEKQESKQGRDLTGDWTWLIPPMSPATTHIFHHQYDDTYHTPNYFYQDTPYTS; this is encoded by the coding sequence ATGACACAACAGTTAAAAGAACAAGCTCAAGAGTTTGTCCTTCTTTGTTACAGAGAGCTTGGGAAGACAGAAGCCGAAGCAAAAAGCAGGATTGAAAGCGTTTTTCTAGAAATAGATGATACAGGTACGTACGAACATACGTATGAGGAATTAGCGCATGGTGCCCGGATGGCATGGAGGAATAGCAACCGTTGTATAGGTAGACTCTTCTGGAATTCGTTATCCGTCTTCGATGAAAGAGGAGCAACGAATGAAACCGATGTGTATCAGGCGCTGTATCGCCATGTTCACTACGCGACAAATGAAGGCAATATCCGTCCAAGTATTACGATATTCAAACCAGACCGCGGAGAATCAGACAGAGTGAGGATTTGGAATCATCAACTCATTCGCTATGCAGGCTATGAACATGAAGGGAGGATTATTGGAGACCCTGCTTCTACTGAATTCACTCGCATCTGTGAGCAACTTGGATGGATTGGAGCAAAAGGCGATTTCGATGTGCTCCCACTTGTATTCGAGATTGATGGACAAGGACCTGTCTATTATTCATTTCCGGAAGAATTGTTAGTAGAAGTTCCTATACGACATCCTCAATACCGAGCGATTGCAGATTTACATATGAAATGGTATGGAGTTCCCATCATTTCTGATATGCGCCTTGAAATTGGCGGTCTGAACTACGTTGCTGCACCGTTTAACGGTTGGTATATGGAAACCGAGATTGGTGCACGAAACTTAGCCGATGACTTCCGCTACAACTATTTGCCAACAGTTGCGAAAGCTCTTGAACTAGATATGTCATCAACTAGCACGCTTTGGAAAGATGAAGCCCTTCTTCATTTGAATAAAGCAGTCAATTATTCCTTTAAACAAGACGGAGTTTCCATTGTGGACCACCACACAGCTGCTCAGCAGTTTCGTATTTTCGAGAAGCAGGAGAGTAAGCAAGGGCGTGATCTCACGGGAGATTGGACTTGGTTGATTCCACCCATGTCACCGGCGACGACACATATTTTCCACCATCAATATGACGATACGTACCATACTCCAAACTACTTTTACCAGGATACGCCGTACACGTCCTAA
- a CDS encoding YjiH family protein: MKPKQPFRLRDHYKFILPSLLGILLFMIPMPLGGSVTIPIAYLSNVVESYLAPYLSWIMAFIITITALLTLFAKVIPDKTLEPYPFMNKLLNVSWFWVITRFIGFVFVVLTLFKIGPSIVYSDNTGGLLLNDLLHVLFTVFLFAGFFLPLLLNYGLLELFGTLLSKIMRPLFRLPGRSSIDAIASWLGDGTIGVLLTSKQYEEGYYTKREAAVIGTTFSVVSITFSLVVIDQVELEHMFVPFYATVLLAGVVAAIIMPRIPPLSRKEDTYVSGEKQEGDPGIPEGYNALTWGYYLSVQHASKQTSVKTYVKQGAQNVLDMWMGVAPIVMAFGTIALMISETPFFAWIGAPFIPLLEWMNVPFAKEASETMLIGFADMFLPSIIAADIPSEMTRFIVATLSVTQLIYLSEVGGLILGSKIPVSFVQLFIIFLQRTLITLPVIVGMAHLLF, translated from the coding sequence ATGAAACCTAAACAACCCTTTCGACTACGCGATCATTATAAATTTATCCTGCCATCCTTGCTAGGAATCCTACTCTTCATGATTCCCATGCCTTTGGGTGGGAGTGTCACGATTCCCATTGCATACTTGTCCAATGTGGTTGAGAGCTACTTAGCTCCTTATCTATCTTGGATTATGGCGTTTATTATTACGATTACAGCTTTATTAACCCTATTCGCCAAAGTGATTCCTGATAAAACGCTAGAACCCTATCCATTCATGAATAAATTACTCAATGTGAGCTGGTTCTGGGTCATCACTCGCTTTATAGGATTTGTATTTGTCGTTTTAACTTTATTTAAGATTGGTCCGTCCATCGTCTATTCTGACAACACGGGTGGCCTGCTCTTAAACGATTTATTGCATGTCTTGTTTACCGTATTTTTATTCGCAGGATTCTTCTTGCCTTTACTCTTAAACTACGGGCTGCTTGAGTTGTTCGGGACGCTCCTTTCAAAGATTATGCGTCCATTATTCCGCCTACCAGGTCGTTCATCTATCGATGCCATCGCTTCATGGCTCGGAGACGGAACAATTGGTGTCTTATTAACGAGTAAGCAATATGAAGAAGGCTATTATACGAAACGTGAAGCTGCTGTCATAGGAACAACCTTCTCTGTTGTATCCATTACGTTCAGTCTTGTCGTCATCGACCAAGTTGAACTTGAGCATATGTTTGTTCCATTCTATGCAACCGTCTTACTTGCCGGAGTGGTGGCAGCGATTATTATGCCTCGTATTCCTCCTTTGTCACGTAAAGAAGACACCTACGTTTCTGGGGAGAAACAAGAAGGAGACCCAGGCATCCCTGAAGGATACAATGCGCTCACTTGGGGGTACTATTTGTCTGTTCAACATGCAAGTAAGCAGACGAGTGTTAAGACCTATGTGAAACAAGGGGCTCAGAATGTTCTAGACATGTGGATGGGTGTAGCTCCAATCGTGATGGCGTTCGGTACAATCGCCCTCATGATTTCTGAAACTCCCTTCTTTGCTTGGATTGGAGCACCGTTTATCCCATTGCTAGAATGGATGAACGTTCCTTTCGCCAAAGAAGCATCCGAGACGATGCTCATTGGATTCGCAGATATGTTCTTACCTTCCATTATCGCTGCAGATATTCCTAGCGAGATGACTCGATTCATTGTGGCTACGCTGTCTGTAACACAGCTTATTTATTTATCCGAAGTTGGCGGACTCATTTTAGGGTCTAAAATTCCGGTAAGCTTTGTGCAGCTCTTTATTATTTTCTTACAGCGTACACTTATTACCCTTCCTGTTATTGTGGGAATGGCTCATTTACTGTTTTAA
- a CDS encoding type 1 glutamine amidotransferase domain-containing protein, with amino-acid sequence MSKRIVMIVTNAGWLDEDHRTGLWLSEFAEPYMQFTQENYEVTVASVAGGEIPIDPNSISGEEPDEWEGVMEPLKQTTPLGEIDPDEYVGVFLPGGHGTMVDFPDNEAIKHILEPMAKENKIIGSVCHGPAAFSGVEVDGKPFVEGKRLTSFTDEEERGAGLDEKVPFLLETRLKELGASFIGEDPGTEHVEADGNLVTGQNPQSSLAAARKFLQKLSS; translated from the coding sequence ATGTCCAAACGTATAGTAATGATTGTAACGAACGCTGGTTGGTTAGATGAGGACCATCGCACGGGGCTTTGGCTATCTGAATTTGCTGAACCGTACATGCAGTTCACTCAGGAGAACTACGAAGTGACGGTAGCTTCCGTTGCAGGAGGGGAAATCCCTATCGACCCGAACAGTATCTCTGGTGAAGAGCCAGACGAATGGGAAGGTGTAATGGAACCCTTGAAGCAGACAACGCCACTAGGGGAAATCGATCCTGATGAATATGTAGGGGTGTTCTTACCAGGTGGACATGGAACCATGGTCGACTTTCCGGACAATGAAGCGATTAAGCATATTCTAGAACCTATGGCGAAAGAGAACAAGATCATTGGATCGGTATGCCATGGACCTGCCGCTTTCTCTGGAGTTGAAGTAGATGGGAAGCCGTTTGTTGAAGGGAAGCGGTTGACGTCATTTACGGATGAAGAAGAACGTGGAGCAGGCTTAGATGAGAAAGTTCCATTTTTACTTGAGACTCGACTTAAGGAACTGGGTGCCTCCTTTATAGGAGAGGACCCTGGTACGGAGCATGTAGAAGCAGATGGAAACCTTGTTACAGGTCAAAATCCGCAATCAAGCTTAGCCGCTGCCCGTAAGTTCTTACAGAAACTATCCTCATAA